TGCCGAGGAGCAACACATGAGGACGACGAAGTTCGGTGCGGTTGCGTTGATGTTGGTGTGTGCCACGCCCGCGTTCGCGGAGGCCCCCGCGAAGGAGAAGGAGGTGTGGATCTCCATCGGTACGGACGCGCTGGACACGGCGCGCGCCTCGTTCAAGGGGCAGGAGCCGGAGCTGGAGACGGTGGCGCGCGAGAAGGACGGGGTGGCGGTGCTGCGCGTGCGCGAGTCGCAGCTGGAGAAGCTGTCCAAGGTGATGCACGACAAGCTCAACCGGTGCGCGGGCTTCATCACCCATGACACCGAGGAGCAGGCGCTGGCGGCGGTGGAGAAGAGCAGCTCGGCGCAGGCGGTGGCGTCGCTCGTCAGCTACACGCTCGACAACGGCACGGCGGTCAACTCGCTGATGTCGGCCGTGGCGGAGGCCAACATCCGCGGCACCATCTCCACGCTGTCGACGAGCTGGACGACGCGCCGCTACAACCTGCAGTCGGGCATCGACGCGGCCACGTGGCTCAAGAGCCGGTGGACGACGCTGGCCGGCAGCCGCACGGACATCACGGTGGCCAACTTCGTGCACCCGACCACCACCTCGCCGCAGCCCTCCGTCATCCTCACCATCCGGGGCACCACGCTGCCCAACGAGGTGGTGGTGCTCGGCGCGCACCTGGACTCCATCAACGGCAGCGGCTCGTCCTACGCGGCGCCCGGTGCGGACGATGACGCCTCGGGCGTGGCCGCGCTCACCGAGGTCATCCGCGTGGCGGTGGCCAAGGGCTACCGGCCGGCGCGCACGGTGAAGTTCATGGCCTACGCCGCCGAGGAGATTGGCCTCCGGGGCTCGGGGGCGATCGCCGCCAACCACAAGAGCACCGGCGTCAACGTGGTGGGCGTGCTGCAGCTGGACATGATCAACTACCGCGGCTCCAGCTACGACATCGTCATGGTGTCCGACTACACCAACGCGGCGCAGAACACCTTCATCCGCAACCTCATCACCAGGTACCTGCCGGGCGTGACGGCGACGAGCACGACGTGCGGCTACGGCTGCTCGGACCACGCCTCGTGGCACAACCAGGGCTACGCGGCCTCCATCCCCTTCGAGGCGCTGATGGGCCAGGACAACCCGTACATCCACACCACGAGCGACACGCTCGCGCAGACGGCTGGCACGGCGACCAACTCGGTGAAGTTCACCAAGCTCGCCGCCGCCTACATGGCCGAGCTGGCCAAGGGCACCACGTCCATCGCCCTGCAGGCGGAGGACGCCGAGGCCAGCCGGTAGTTGCGTTGAAGAGGTGAACACCACCCCGGTGCCGTGGCTTCACGGGCCGCGGCCCGGGGTGTGCCGTTTCAACCCTCCTGGCGCTTGGGGCCGAGTGCGCGCTGGATGGCGGGCGTGAGGTCCACCGCGCGCATCGCATCCTGGGCGAGCTCCCAGCGGCCCTCGGCGCAGAGGCCGCTCAGGCCGCCGTCCTCGTAGGCCTCCCGGGCCGCCGACAGCAGGGCTTCACGGACCGCCTGGGCCACGGCGAGGGCCGCCTCGTCGCAGCGTTTGCACTCCAGCTCGATGCCCAGACGGCTGCGCCGGCCCTCTTCGGTGAGGATCCACGGGCGCTCCATCCACGGCGGGTCATGGCGCATGTGCTGCCGGTGGCCACACGCGAGGTCGGCCACCCAGTGGTTCTCCTCGTCGAGGTGGAAGCCGGTGATGGGCTGCTTCATCTGGGATTGCCGGCCTTGATCCACTGGGCGAGCGCGAGCGCCTCCGCGGTGGAGATGCGGCCGGTGAAGCTGGGCATCAGCGTCCCGGGTTTGACCTTCTGGGGGTCGAGGATCCACATGGCGACGACCTCCGGTGCCTTGTCGCGGGAGTTGGCGAGGACGGTGGCGTAGGCCCGGCCCGGTGCATGGCAGGCCGTGCAGCCGAGGGAGGAGAAGAGCTGCTCCGGCGAGCGCGCATCGCCCGCGGGAGGCTCGCTGCCCTCCTGCTGCTGCGCCGTGGGCGTGGGAGCCGGGGCCGGCGGCTGCGAGGGAGACGCTGGAGCGGGGGAGTCCTTGAAGACGGAGGCCGCGCCAGGGCTCGAAGGGGGCTTCTCCTGCCGCTCGGAGCAGGCGGAGAGGGCGAGGAGGGCCATCGACAGGGACGCGGTGCGCGCCAGCGGGAGGGAGGGGTGCTTGCGGTTCAAGGTCGTTCCCATGCCGTCTCTCTACCGTCCCATGACCGGGAGCGCCATAGCCGGGTGGGCCCAGGCTCGTCGAAGCTCCAGTCCCCTGACAGTGCGTGATAGGGAGGGCCGCGCATCGGGAGGAGCAACCAGCATGGAGCGCGCGGACCTCGTCGCGTTGGACAAGCAGTACGTGTGGCACCCGTACACCGCGATGGACGAGTACATCGCGAACACGGACCCGTTGGTGGTGGTGCGCGCCGAGGGGCCGTACCTCCATGACGCGGACGGCACGCGCTACCTGGACGCGAACGGCTCGTGGTGGGTGTCCACGCTGGGGCACCGGCACCCGAGGCTGGTGCGCGCGCTCACCGAGCAGGCCGGTACCTTCCCGCACACCTCGCTCGCGGGCGTGACGCACGAGCCGGCGGCGCGGCTGGCGCAGGAGCTGATCGCGCTGGCGCCGGGGGCCGGGCGTGAGGACGTACCGGCAGGGGAGCGGCTCTCGCGCGTCTTCTACTCGGACAACGGGAGCACGGCGGTGGAGGTGGCCATCAAGATGGCGGCGCAGTACTGGGCGCAGAACGGCCGGCCCCGGCGCACGCGCTTCATCACGCTCTCGGGCGCCTTCCACGGCGAGACGATCGGCTCGACGAGCGTGGGCGGGGTGCAGCTGTTCCGCGACATCTTCGGACCGTTGCTCTTCGACGTGGTGCACGTGCCGTCCCCCGCGGAGCCGGAGGGCTGGGAGCGCGCCTTCGCCCGGGTGGAGGCCGCGCTGCGCGAGCACCCGGACGAGATCGCCGCCGTCATCCTCGAGCCCGTCATCCAGGGCGCGGCGGGCATGCAGGTGTACGCGCCCGGGTTCGTCCGGGCGGTGCGCGAGGCCACGCGGGCGGTGGACACCTTCCTCATCGCCGACGAGGTCTTCACCGGCCTGGGGCGCACGGGGGCGCGCTTCGCGTGCGACCTGGCGGGCGTGGTGCCGGACCTGCTGTGCCTGGCGAAGGCGCTGTCCGGAGGGCTGATGCCCTTCGCGGCGACGCTGGCCACCGAGCGGGTGTTCGCGGGCTTCGGCGGAGGGCGCGAGCGGGCGCTGTATTACGGGCACTCGTACTGCGGCAACCCGCTGGGCGCGGCGGTGGCGCGCGAGGTGCTCGCGGTGTACCGGGACGAGGACGTGCTGGGGCAGGTGGTGCGCAAGGCGCCCAAGGTGAAGGCCGCCTTCGAGCGGATGGCGGCGACGATTCCCGGAGTGAAGCAGCCGCGAGCCATCGGCATGGTGGGGGCGGTGGACCTGGGCGGTGGCGGCTACCTGGCGCGGGGAGGCTGGCGCGTGTACGAGGCCGCCCGGCGCCGCGGGCTGTACCTGCGCCCCCTGGGAGACACGGTATACGTGGCCCCCGCGCTCAACATCCCGGACGCCGCCCTGGACGAGCTGCTCGCCGGCGTGGAGGCCAGCCTCCGCGAGGTGGCGGCCGGCCGGGCCTGAACCCTTCCCAACTGGTCCGATTGTCGGACCAGTCGGAGACCTTCGACTCCGGAGACCCCATGTCCCGCTTCTCGCTGCTCCTGCTGCTCACCACGCCGCTCCTCGGGCCGTTCCTCGGGTGTGCGGCGGGCTCGTCCGCCCAGCGGACCGAGGCTCCGCCCGCCGCCACCGCTACATCCATGACGGGCACCACCTCGCGCGCCGAGCTGGAGGCGGTCACCATCCCGGCGCTGCCCGACTGGGTGGACAAGTACGCGGGCCCGAACGAGGAGGAGCGCCGCTTCTTCAACATCAGCGGCCTGATGGAGCGCTTCCAGCTCGCCCGGGTCCAGGCCGTCGAGCTGCAGAACCACTACCGCGACCTCATCCGCTCCCAGCCCCCCCCACGCCGGAGGAGGCCTTCACCACCGCCCTCGCGCGCGTCCGCCGCGGTGAGCTCGAGAGCCGTCTCCAGCCGGAGGCGCTCGGCAAGGCCCGCTTCATCGTCGTCTTCGATCTCGATGAGACGCTGATCAGCCAGTACTACCCCGCCCAGGTGGGCGAGGCCTGTCACGAGCTCGCCATCCCGCGGAAGGACGGCGTCCGCTACGTGAAGCTCGTCCCCGGCTGGCAGCAGGCCTTCGAGCGCATCCAGGCGCTCGGCGGAGCCATCGTCCTCTTCTCCGCCAACGTGGATGCGCCCACCCTCGAGCTCCTCGCGCACTGGAAGCTCGGGGGCGTGCCGCTCACCGAGCACCCCGCGATCGCCGGCATCCTGACCAACAGCTACCTCGTCCTGCAGGAGAAGTCCGAGGGCGTGAGCGATCCGAAGAAGGGCAACCCGGTGCGCGAGCCGTCCAAGGACCTGCGCGTCTTCGACGAGACGCTGAGCCGGGTCATCATCGTGGACGACAACCCGACGCGCCTCTTCCAGATGCGCAACGCCCGCATCTTCAAGAAGTTCGAGGCCGAGCCCTTCTGCACCACCAGTGACCCGGCGCTGCGCCGCGCCTTCGAGCAGGCCCTGCCCACCGTCGTCCAGGAGCTCGAGGACTCGGTGCGGGACATGGACGCGCGCGGTGTCCCGTTCGCCGAGGCCTACCTGCCCTACACGTCGCTCGGGCAGGTCACCGTGCAGTTCCTCGTGGACAGCGGCGGCTTCGACCGGGCGCGGGCCATCGAGTACGTCCGCCGCCATCCCAAGGTCGTGGATCCGCGTTACTGAGCGTCCGTTGCAATGGAGTTCGCCCCGAGGCGTACTTCATGCAGACTGGGGCCTCATTCCAGAGCAAACGAGGACGGCATGTACAATCTGTGTGGGTGGATCATCATGGGACTGATCGCGGGCCTCATCGCTCGCGCCCTCATGCCCGGCCGCCAGTCCATGGGCTTCATCGGGACCACCCTGCTCGGCATCGCCGGCTCGTTCATGGGCGGCTTCCTCGCCTCGATCATCGCGGGGCACGGCTGGCGCGGGCCGCAGTCCACCGGCTACATCGGCTCCATCCTCGGAGCCATCGTGCTCCTCTGGCTGAGCCGGATGCTGTCCGGACGTTAGCTGCCCTGACGTGCCACCCCGAGGCGGCCCCATGTCCCACGCATGGGACTTGCCCTCTCAGCCGCTGGGAACTTTTCGTCACAAAGAGGTAGGCACACAAGCCGCCATGGTGTAGGCTAATGAGGCCAGCCTAGAGCCATGAGCGAAAGTGATGAGTGCCCTGATGCGGCACTCATGACTTCGTGCGCCAGGGACTGGCATTCCGCTTCATTTTTCCTGTAAGTGCGGTCTCAACAGCCCGCCCGCGGGGGAACCCCTCCAAGGCACGCCGCGGGAAGCGAGGCTGCGAAGACTGCGCGCGTCCTCGGAGTCGTCACCCCTCCAAGGTCAAACCCCGAGGACGCGCGCAGCCAGCAGTTTCCCACCTGTGCGGTCAGATGCAAGCGCGAGGTGATGGAAACGCAACCCTTGGACGCCAGTTCTCGCGCAGTGCGTCCCCTCTCCTCTAGCGGAGGGATACCTTCGAGCTTTCCCAAGACCCGAGACAGGACCTGTGCGGGTATGCGAGGAGGCTCATGGGTACGGTGACGATGGCGCTGGTGGCGTGGCTGATGATGGGGACCCCTGAGACGGGCACGCCTCCAACTCCAGCCGACTCTCCTGGCACGTTCGTGGCGAAGACGCTCACCGTCCGAGGCGAGACGTACATGTACTCGGTGTACCTGCCACCGGGTTACCGCCGGGAGCGGGAGTGGCCGGTCATTCTCGCGCTGCATGGAGCGGGCTCGCGGGGAACGGACGGGCAGCGGCCGAGGATGCAGAGCCTGGCGGAGGCGGCGCGGATGCACCCGGAGCGCTACCCGGCCGTGCTGGTGCTGCCGCAGTGTCCGCCCGACAAGGACTGGAGCGGGGAGGTGGCGGACTTCGCGCTCGAGGCGCTGGAGCTCACCGTCAAGGAGTTCGGGGGAGATCGCAAGCGGGTGTACCTCGCGGGCCAGTCGATGGGAGCGCGGGGGGTGGTGCAGCTGGCCGCGCGCTACCCGGAGCGCTTCGCGGCGGTGGTGGCCGTGGCCGGGCGCTACCCGGATCGCTCGATGGTGGGCAAGCTCAAGGGCCTGCCGCTGTGGATGTGGCACGGGGACGCGGACGCCGTGGTGCCCGTCACCGAGAGCCGCTCCCTCGTGGAGCTGCTGAAGTCCTCGGGCAACCACTCCGTGCGCTACACGGAGCTGTCCGGCCTGGGCCACGACATCCCCGACACCGTGTACCTGGACCAGGCCGTGAGCACCTGGCTGCTGGCGCAGAAGCGCGGGAAGTAGGGCGCGCACGCGGGCCCGTCTTCCGGTTATGACTGGGCGTCATGAGCTCTGACGCCACCCGACTCCTGGACCTGCTGTGGGAGCGCTACGCCGCGGAGGTGCCCTACGCGCGCACCTTCGCCCAACTCTCCGGCGGCAGCTTCCGCAATGATCACATCGCGCTGCGCTCCCTCGCCCGGCCCGGCGGGGGCATCGCGCTCTTCTCCCGTGTTTTCGAGCGCTTCGGTTGGAAGGCCGCCGGCGAGTACACCTTCCCCGATACCCACCTCTCCGCCATCTACATGTCCCATCCGGAGGGGCTGCCCCGCGTCTTCATCTCCGAGCTCCTCGCCGATCGGCTCTCGCCCGAGGCCCAGCGTCTCCTCGCCGCGCTCCCGGTGGATCCTCCCGCCCCCGGCTCCATCGAGGCGCTCGCCGGCTGGTTCTCCGCGCCGCCCCCGCCCGAGGAGTCCGCGCTGCTCACCCTGGAGAAGGAGTCCCAGTACGGCGCGTGGTTGCTCGCCTTCGGCCGCAAGGTGAACCACTTCACCGGCTCCGTGGATGACGTGGAGGTGTGGCAGCGCCGCATGCGCGAGGCCGGCGTCCCCATGAAGGCGGACATCGAGGGCGCGCCCGGCACCGCCCTGCGCCAGACGGCCACCAGCGCCGCCCCCGTCACCATCCGGCTCGCCGACGGGCGCACGCGCACCTGGCCCTATGCCTACTTCGAGATCGCCCAGCGCTCGCACGGCTTCGACGGCTTCCTCGGCCCCCAGGCCCGCGCCCTCTTCGACATGACGAAGCGCTCCTAGAACTTCTCCGCCGCGGGGCGCAGGTCCAGCTCCTGCGTCCACGCCGGTGGCTCCTGGCGGTGCAGCTGCCAGTACGTCTCCGCGATGGCGTCCGGCGACAGCCTCGTCGCCGAGCCCGGCCCCGTGCCGATCATCCCGTCGATGACCACGTGGGCCACGTGGATGCCTTGGGGCCCCAGCTCGCGCGCCAGGGACTGCGCCAGCGCCCTCAGGCCGAACTTGCCCACCGCGAACGCCGCGAACCTCGCCGCGCCCCGCAGCGACGCCGTGGCCCCCGTGAACAGCAGCGTCCCCCGTTTCCGCTCCAGCATCCCCGGCACCACCTCGCGCGCCGTGAGGAAGCCGCCCAGGCAGCCGATCCTCCACGCGGACTCGAACTGCTCCGGTGTCAGCTCCAGCACGCCCGCCACCGCGTACGCCCCCGCGTTGTAGATGCACACCTCCGGGGCGCCCAGCTCCGCGCGCAGCCGGCCGAAGGCGGACTTCAGCGACGCCGCGTCCGTCGCATCCGCGGGGTAGCTGCCCGCGCGTCCTCCTTCCTTCTCCAACGCCTCGCGCACCGGACGCAGGCTCGACTCGTTCCGGGCCACCAGCCCCACGGCGTAGCCCTCCCGCGCGAAGCGGCGCGCCAGCGAGGCGCCGAGTCCCGGGCCCACTCCCACCACCACGGCCACCTTCGGTGTGTCCATGCCGCATGCGTAATGTCTCCCACCGTCCGCTCCCAAGCCTCCCGCGTCGCCTCGCCAGACAGTGGCCGTCCGGCCGGGCCCTTCTTGCATTCCGGCCAGACGTGAGCAGATCCACACCCTTGAGCCCCGAATGGTTTCGAAGGGAGGCCTCTCCGCTTGTCCTCCACCATCCACAGCGCTCCTGGTGAGCCGGAGGAACCGAGGGACGAGCCCCGCCGGGAGGAGGCGCCCTGGACGCGCAGTGCACTCGCCCTGCGGCTGCTGGAGCAGGCGGAGGTCTGTGCGCTCGCAGGCCTGGACGTGAAGGGCCGCATCAGCCTCTGGACGCCGGGGGCGGAGCGGCTCACCGGGCATGCGAAGGCCGACCTCCTCGGAGAGCCGCTCTCCGCCCTCTCCCTGCCCGAGGAACGGGAGCGGGTGGCGAGGCTTCTGCGCCAGGCCGAGCAGGAGGGGCGCTGCGAGCTCGAGGGCTGGCTCGTGCGGCGCGATGGCACCCGCTTCCGGGCCTCGCAGGTGCTCACCGCGCTGCACGACGCGGACGGGGTGCTGGCCGGGTTCGCCTGTGCCCTCGGTCCCGCGGAGCCGCGCCGGGAGCTGGAGCTGCTGCGCCACCTGGGCGAGCTCATCCTCTCCTCCGTGGACGAGGGCGTGTATGGCCTGGATACCGAGGGCCGCACCACCTTCGTCAACCCGGCCGCGGCGCGCATGCTGGGGTGGAAGCCGGAAGAGCTCATCGGCAAGCCCCAGCACACGGTCATGCACTCCAAGCGCCGCGACGGCACGCCGCTGCCCATCGCCGAGTGCCGCACCTACGCCGCCTTCCGGGAGGGCCGCACCTACCACGTGACGGACGAGGTGTTCTGGCGGCGCGATGGCAGCTCCTTCCCGGTGGAGTACCGCAGCAGCCCCGTCCGGGATGGCGAGCGCATCATCGGCGCGGTCATCACCTTCACGGACATCACCGGGCGGCTGCGCGCCCGCGAGCGCGAGCGCGAGCTGCTGCGCGAGCAGACGGCGCGCGTCCAGGCCGAGGCGGTGGAGCGGCGCGTGCACGGGATGCTGGAGAGCATCTCCGATGCCTTCGTCGCCCTGGACCGGGCCTGGCGCTACACCTACGTCAACCGCCGCGCCGAGGAGCTGTCGCACCGCTCGCGCGAGCAGATGCTCGGGAGGACTCCCCAGGAGGTGTTCCCACTCTTCGGCGGCTCGCGCTCCGAGCAGGGCTTCCGCGAGGCCTTCACCGAGCAACGGGCCGTCCACTTCGAGGAGCACGACCCACCCCGCGACACCTGGGTGGAGATGCACGTCTATCCCTCCGAGGAGGGGCTCGCCGTCTACTTCCGGGACATCACCGACCGCAAGCGCACCGAGGCACGGCTGCGCCTCTTCGAGTCCATCGTGGTGAACACCAACGACGGCGTGGTCATCCTGGAGCCCGAGCTGAAGGAGGGGCGGCGCACCCGGCGCATCCTCTACACCAACGAGGCCTTCTGCCGGATGACGGGCTACAAGAAGGAGGAGCTGCTCGACGCGGAGTCTCTGCTGTTGATGGGGCCGGAGACGGACTGGGCGGCCATCGAGCGCATGCGCGCGGCCCTGAGCCGCAGGGAGCCCTTCCGCGAGGAGCTGCTCATCTACCGCAAGGACGGCACCACCCTCTGGACGGAGAGCACCCTGGTGCCCGTGAGCGACCAGGAAGGCCTGCTGAGTCACTGGGTGTCGGTGACGCGCGAGGTGTCGGAGCGCAAGCGGGCGGAGGGGACGGCGCTGCGGCTCGCCCGCGAGGAGGCGGCCCGCACCGAGGCCGAGGCGGCCCACGCGCGCATCGAGGCCATCCTGGAGAGCATCACCGACGCCTTCTTCGCCCTGGACCGGGAGCGGCGCTTCACCTTCGTCAACCGCCGCGCGGCCGAGGTGATGCAACGCCCGCGGGAGCAGCTGCTGGGCCAGCTCCTGGACGAGATGCTGCCGGAGGACGCGCGGGACGGGCTCACCCGGGGCGTGC
The sequence above is drawn from the Archangium gephyra genome and encodes:
- a CDS encoding SDR family NAD(P)-dependent oxidoreductase translates to MDTPKVAVVVGVGPGLGASLARRFAREGYAVGLVARNESSLRPVREALEKEGGRAGSYPADATDAASLKSAFGRLRAELGAPEVCIYNAGAYAVAGVLELTPEQFESAWRIGCLGGFLTAREVVPGMLERKRGTLLFTGATASLRGAARFAAFAVGKFGLRALAQSLARELGPQGIHVAHVVIDGMIGTGPGSATRLSPDAIAETYWQLHRQEPPAWTQELDLRPAAEKF
- a CDS encoding c-type cytochrome — its product is MGTTLNRKHPSLPLARTASLSMALLALSACSERQEKPPSSPGAASVFKDSPAPASPSQPPAPAPTPTAQQQEGSEPPAGDARSPEQLFSSLGCTACHAPGRAYATVLANSRDKAPEVVAMWILDPQKVKPGTLMPSFTGRISTAEALALAQWIKAGNPR
- a CDS encoding PAS domain S-box protein; amino-acid sequence: MSSTIHSAPGEPEEPRDEPRREEAPWTRSALALRLLEQAEVCALAGLDVKGRISLWTPGAERLTGHAKADLLGEPLSALSLPEERERVARLLRQAEQEGRCELEGWLVRRDGTRFRASQVLTALHDADGVLAGFACALGPAEPRRELELLRHLGELILSSVDEGVYGLDTEGRTTFVNPAAARMLGWKPEELIGKPQHTVMHSKRRDGTPLPIAECRTYAAFREGRTYHVTDEVFWRRDGSSFPVEYRSSPVRDGERIIGAVITFTDITGRLRARERERELLREQTARVQAEAVERRVHGMLESISDAFVALDRAWRYTYVNRRAEELSHRSREQMLGRTPQEVFPLFGGSRSEQGFREAFTEQRAVHFEEHDPPRDTWVEMHVYPSEEGLAVYFRDITDRKRTEARLRLFESIVVNTNDGVVILEPELKEGRRTRRILYTNEAFCRMTGYKKEELLDAESLLLMGPETDWAAIERMRAALSRREPFREELLIYRKDGTTLWTESTLVPVSDQEGLLSHWVSVTREVSERKRAEGTALRLAREEAARTEAEAAHARIEAILESITDAFFALDRERRFTFVNRRAAEVMQRPREQLLGQLLDEMLPEDARDGLTRGVRRVLEGQGASDCEMYLPSLAAWFDCHVSPSGDGVSVYLREVTARKRAEEARRRLSSIIEATPDFVGSTDPQGRGLYLNRAGRRMVGLAEDQDASVWSLASAHPASAARRLLAESVPTALREGVWMGETVMRAPDGREFPVSQVLLAHAEADGKLEMFSTIIRDISDRKHAEESQQFLSEGGRVLVAALEYEATLRSLARLVVPRLADYCVVCMREGGEVHRLAVAHRDPSREPLLLALGRVRSGSQTLVGVQSVLRTGEPELVPEVTDAWLRASAEDEEHFTTHRALAPRSLMIVPLVARGRTLGAITFASAGESGRRYGPADLSLAEGLASRAALTLDNARLYKDSQQATHARDEVLAVVSHDLRNPLNVISLGATYLLKHLPQGPEGASWRKHAELMRRSADRSVHLIQDLLEVAKIETGRLMVESEAQDVGQLVEEAIELHRPLAEARRLRLERELEAELPRVLADRGRVLQVFSNLIGNALRYTPEGGRITVRARREGRFVRFFVSDTGKGIAPEHLPHLFERYWQPKGTREGAGLGLPIAKGIIEAHGGYILVESEPGKGSTFSFTLPVDEAPAGR
- a CDS encoding M20/M25/M40 family metallo-hydrolase, with protein sequence MRTTKFGAVALMLVCATPAFAEAPAKEKEVWISIGTDALDTARASFKGQEPELETVAREKDGVAVLRVRESQLEKLSKVMHDKLNRCAGFITHDTEEQALAAVEKSSSAQAVASLVSYTLDNGTAVNSLMSAVAEANIRGTISTLSTSWTTRRYNLQSGIDAATWLKSRWTTLAGSRTDITVANFVHPTTTSPQPSVILTIRGTTLPNEVVVLGAHLDSINGSGSSYAAPGADDDASGVAALTEVIRVAVAKGYRPARTVKFMAYAAEEIGLRGSGAIAANHKSTGVNVVGVLQLDMINYRGSSYDIVMVSDYTNAAQNTFIRNLITRYLPGVTATSTTCGYGCSDHASWHNQGYAASIPFEALMGQDNPYIHTTSDTLAQTAGTATNSVKFTKLAAAYMAELAKGTTSIALQAEDAEASR
- a CDS encoding DUF1338 domain-containing protein; this encodes MSSDATRLLDLLWERYAAEVPYARTFAQLSGGSFRNDHIALRSLARPGGGIALFSRVFERFGWKAAGEYTFPDTHLSAIYMSHPEGLPRVFISELLADRLSPEAQRLLAALPVDPPAPGSIEALAGWFSAPPPPEESALLTLEKESQYGAWLLAFGRKVNHFTGSVDDVEVWQRRMREAGVPMKADIEGAPGTALRQTATSAAPVTIRLADGRTRTWPYAYFEIAQRSHGFDGFLGPQARALFDMTKRS
- the bioA gene encoding adenosylmethionine--8-amino-7-oxononanoate transaminase, whose product is MERADLVALDKQYVWHPYTAMDEYIANTDPLVVVRAEGPYLHDADGTRYLDANGSWWVSTLGHRHPRLVRALTEQAGTFPHTSLAGVTHEPAARLAQELIALAPGAGREDVPAGERLSRVFYSDNGSTAVEVAIKMAAQYWAQNGRPRRTRFITLSGAFHGETIGSTSVGGVQLFRDIFGPLLFDVVHVPSPAEPEGWERAFARVEAALREHPDEIAAVILEPVIQGAAGMQVYAPGFVRAVREATRAVDTFLIADEVFTGLGRTGARFACDLAGVVPDLLCLAKALSGGLMPFAATLATERVFAGFGGGRERALYYGHSYCGNPLGAAVAREVLAVYRDEDVLGQVVRKAPKVKAAFERMAATIPGVKQPRAIGMVGAVDLGGGGYLARGGWRVYEAARRRGLYLRPLGDTVYVAPALNIPDAALDELLAGVEASLREVAAGRA
- a CDS encoding DUF3565 domain-containing protein yields the protein MKQPITGFHLDEENHWVADLACGHRQHMRHDPPWMERPWILTEEGRRSRLGIELECKRCDEAALAVAQAVREALLSAAREAYEDGGLSGLCAEGRWELAQDAMRAVDLTPAIQRALGPKRQEG
- a CDS encoding alpha/beta hydrolase-fold protein encodes the protein MGTVTMALVAWLMMGTPETGTPPTPADSPGTFVAKTLTVRGETYMYSVYLPPGYRREREWPVILALHGAGSRGTDGQRPRMQSLAEAARMHPERYPAVLVLPQCPPDKDWSGEVADFALEALELTVKEFGGDRKRVYLAGQSMGARGVVQLAARYPERFAAVVAVAGRYPDRSMVGKLKGLPLWMWHGDADAVVPVTESRSLVELLKSSGNHSVRYTELSGLGHDIPDTVYLDQAVSTWLLAQKRGK
- a CDS encoding GlsB/YeaQ/YmgE family stress response membrane protein, producing MYNLCGWIIMGLIAGLIARALMPGRQSMGFIGTTLLGIAGSFMGGFLASIIAGHGWRGPQSTGYIGSILGAIVLLWLSRMLSGR